The following are from one region of the Paenibacillus sp. JZ16 genome:
- a CDS encoding 3D domain-containing protein encodes MLQQMKAWTKHRGLNHKIAGKTAKWFTITAVALGMTFAGGGLQAHASSVHVAKNGDTFYYLSKQYGVNMDKLMKANPKIKATNIYSGLKITIPGSVSMNATASAAPIAPGASGFTPSLSVSPEKNVVEAWGKTFNYSKTLSVKATAYSAAASENGKWGAVDYFGNSLELGTIAVDPKIIPLGTKVLVTGHEHPGLPKKAFVAEARDIGGAIKGNKIDIFIPGSQSSVKQFGIQDIKLFIIE; translated from the coding sequence ATGTTACAACAAATGAAAGCATGGACTAAACATCGTGGACTCAACCATAAGATCGCTGGAAAAACAGCAAAATGGTTTACCATTACAGCCGTTGCGCTAGGCATGACTTTTGCCGGAGGCGGCTTGCAAGCCCATGCAAGCTCCGTACACGTAGCGAAGAACGGCGATACCTTCTATTATTTGTCCAAACAGTACGGCGTTAATATGGACAAGCTGATGAAAGCCAATCCGAAAATTAAAGCAACGAATATATACTCTGGTCTGAAAATCACCATTCCCGGCTCGGTATCGATGAACGCGACAGCGTCTGCTGCACCCATCGCTCCAGGCGCTTCCGGGTTTACGCCTAGCTTGAGCGTTTCCCCTGAGAAGAATGTAGTGGAAGCATGGGGCAAGACATTTAATTACAGCAAAACATTGTCCGTCAAAGCAACCGCATATTCTGCTGCTGCAAGCGAGAACGGCAAATGGGGCGCTGTTGATTACTTCGGAAATTCCCTTGAGCTTGGTACGATTGCTGTCGACCCAAAAATCATTCCGCTCGGCACCAAGGTGCTTGTTACAGGGCATGAGCATCCAGGTCTGCCGAAAAAGGCATTTGTGGCAGAAGCACGTGATATCGGCGGGGCTATTAAAGGGAATAAGATTGATATCTTCATCCCGGGTTCCCAATCGTCCGTGAAGCAATTCGGCATCCAGGATATCAAATTGTTCATTATCGAATAA
- a CDS encoding polysaccharide deacetylase family protein: MFKRYRAGSCLLWIMLLFLIGPDIPANASDVHRLSLHPQETSVMSESSQHANQSKNQISDDAPSLSQLLRKYPDTFRSSGPRVKQIALTFDDVPDPRFTGKVLDVLKEYQVKATFFAVGERAKKHPDLAKRIHDEGHAIGNHSYNHAQLNKLSLDKFKGQIERTNTILKSLTGVDPRLIRPPYGDINEEQLQWARKNGYKVVNWNVDSLDWKGLPKEGVKSNILSAVGPGSIVLQHAGGGVGSDLTGTIEALPDIITELRRKGYSFVTLPEMLGVSESR; this comes from the coding sequence ATGTTCAAACGATACCGCGCAGGAAGCTGCCTGTTGTGGATTATGTTACTCTTTTTAATAGGGCCGGACATTCCGGCAAACGCATCCGATGTACATCGTTTGTCACTTCACCCCCAGGAAACTTCCGTCATGTCGGAGTCCAGTCAGCATGCCAATCAAAGCAAGAACCAAATTTCAGACGATGCGCCGTCTTTAAGTCAATTGCTGAGAAAATACCCGGATACCTTTCGCTCTAGCGGACCCCGGGTCAAACAGATCGCTTTGACCTTTGATGATGTTCCGGATCCCCGATTTACCGGCAAAGTTCTGGACGTCCTTAAAGAGTATCAAGTAAAAGCCACATTCTTTGCAGTGGGGGAACGGGCCAAAAAACACCCCGATCTCGCAAAACGAATCCATGATGAAGGTCACGCCATTGGCAATCACTCCTATAATCATGCGCAGCTGAACAAGTTGAGCCTGGACAAATTTAAAGGCCAAATCGAACGTACCAACACGATCTTGAAGTCACTAACCGGTGTGGATCCGCGGCTAATCCGTCCACCTTACGGCGATATAAATGAAGAGCAGCTACAGTGGGCACGCAAAAACGGGTACAAAGTCGTGAATTGGAATGTTGACTCGCTCGATTGGAAAGGTCTGCCTAAGGAAGGAGTTAAGAGCAACATTCTGTCAGCTGTCGGACCAGGCTCGATCGTACTCCAGCATGCCGGAGGTGGCGTGGGATCGGACCTAACCGGAACGATTGAAGCGCTCCCGGATATTATTACCGAACTGCGGAGAAAGGGATATAGCTTCGTGACACTGCCGGAGATGTTAGGCGTGTCAGAGTCGAGATAG
- a CDS encoding NADH:flavin oxidoreductase/NADH oxidase — translation MADLFTPYNFKNLTLKNRIVMPPMCQYSVQAEDGIPNDWHFVHYVSRAVGGTGLIIVEMTGVHPDGRITNQDTGIWDDNQIPAYRRIVESVHSYGTKIGIQLGHAGRKAQDAEPSVAPSAIPFSSHYKMPKVLSGAEVEELIQAFQEGARRAVEAGFDTVEIHGAHGYLIHQFHSPLTNQRSDEYGQDLPLFGERVVQAVKEVLPEGMPIIMRVSAKEYVDGGYDVQYCAEVCTRYRDAGVDIFHISSGGEGQVGANGGPEAKPGYQVDLAAEFKQLLKVPVIAVGMLDDYHAAQEVILSGKADLVAIGRGMLRDPYWAVHAAKALDGGQKVPKQYERGY, via the coding sequence TTGGCAGACTTGTTTACACCTTACAATTTCAAGAATTTGACCCTCAAGAACCGCATTGTTATGCCACCGATGTGTCAATATTCCGTTCAAGCCGAGGACGGGATTCCGAATGATTGGCATTTTGTTCATTACGTCAGCCGTGCCGTAGGAGGTACTGGCTTAATTATTGTGGAAATGACAGGTGTCCATCCGGATGGACGGATCACGAATCAGGATACGGGGATATGGGACGACAACCAGATTCCGGCCTATCGCCGTATTGTGGAGAGCGTGCATTCTTATGGGACCAAGATTGGTATCCAGCTTGGGCATGCCGGAAGAAAAGCGCAGGATGCAGAGCCGTCGGTGGCCCCTTCTGCGATTCCGTTCAGCTCCCACTACAAAATGCCCAAGGTGCTATCCGGGGCGGAAGTGGAAGAGCTCATTCAAGCCTTCCAGGAAGGCGCTCGTCGAGCTGTTGAGGCCGGGTTCGATACCGTTGAGATTCATGGCGCCCATGGCTATCTCATTCATCAGTTTCATTCGCCGCTCACGAATCAGCGCAGTGACGAATATGGTCAAGATCTCCCTCTATTCGGCGAGCGGGTTGTTCAAGCGGTTAAAGAAGTGCTGCCTGAAGGCATGCCGATCATTATGAGGGTATCTGCGAAAGAATACGTGGACGGAGGCTACGATGTGCAGTACTGCGCGGAAGTCTGCACACGTTACCGGGATGCCGGCGTCGATATTTTTCATATCTCCTCGGGGGGAGAAGGCCAGGTCGGCGCAAATGGCGGCCCGGAAGCTAAGCCCGGTTACCAGGTGGATCTGGCAGCAGAGTTCAAGCAGCTGTTAAAGGTGCCTGTGATTGCGGTAGGAATGCTGGATGATTACCATGCCGCGCAAGAGGTGATTTTGTCAGGCAAAGCGGATCTGGTGGCGATCGGCCGGGGAATGCTCCGGGATCCCTACTGGGCGGTTCACGCAGCCAAGGCGCTTGATGGAGGTCAGAAAGTTCCCAAGCAGTATGAACGGGGATATTAA
- a CDS encoding PspA/IM30 family protein, with the protein MSIFKRLRDLTMSNINAIIDKAEDPIKMTDQYIRDMTEDLEDAEKAVASQIAIEKRFKALYEEQAALVEKRTQQAHTAAQAQNVDLARRALEEKKAAEAKRDEYKASYDQNKLAADNLRGKLEEMRKQLTAMKNKRETLVARYNAAKAQTEINKAMNGFGSDTASAGLKRMEEKMLAMEARAEASNEMSAKEKSLDEEFENLGKDKVVEDELAALMKQYENK; encoded by the coding sequence ATGTCCATATTTAAAAGATTGCGCGATTTGACCATGTCCAATATTAACGCCATTATCGACAAGGCGGAAGACCCGATTAAAATGACGGATCAGTACATTCGGGATATGACGGAAGATCTTGAGGATGCCGAGAAAGCAGTAGCTTCGCAAATTGCCATCGAGAAACGCTTTAAAGCACTTTATGAAGAGCAAGCTGCACTTGTTGAAAAACGCACGCAGCAGGCTCATACGGCAGCACAAGCTCAAAACGTTGATCTTGCCCGCCGCGCGCTGGAAGAGAAGAAGGCCGCCGAGGCCAAGCGTGATGAGTACAAAGCAAGCTACGATCAGAACAAACTGGCAGCTGACAATCTGCGCGGCAAGCTGGAAGAAATGCGTAAGCAGCTTACCGCGATGAAGAACAAGCGCGAAACTTTGGTCGCCCGTTATAATGCGGCTAAAGCGCAAACCGAGATCAACAAAGCGATGAACGGGTTTGGTTCCGACACAGCATCGGCTGGATTGAAACGTATGGAAGAGAAGATGCTCGCTATGGAAGCACGTGCGGAAGCAAGCAATGAAATGTCGGCAAAAGAGAAATCCCTTGATGAAGAGTTTGAGAACCTTGGCAAGGACAAAGTCGTTGAGGATGAGCTTGCAGCCTTGATGAAACAGTACGAGAACAAGTAA
- a CDS encoding DUF350 domain-containing protein encodes MDFDMILRVLLWTAVGGLLLFVLMFVDSLFTKYNDLEEVKAGNMAVTTRLILKLFAQGYILSVSIGTSYHLLEAIVVSIISFIILLVLESLTELMLRNFGKLNLDKGTREGKTGYGLFAGSLHVVGALIITACL; translated from the coding sequence ATGGATTTTGATATGATCTTGCGTGTATTGCTTTGGACAGCTGTCGGTGGGCTGCTGTTGTTTGTTTTGATGTTTGTGGATTCCCTGTTCACGAAATATAACGATCTTGAAGAAGTGAAAGCGGGTAATATGGCGGTAACCACAAGACTGATACTGAAGCTGTTCGCACAAGGGTATATTTTATCCGTGTCGATCGGAACGTCATATCATCTGCTTGAGGCCATTGTGGTATCGATCATTTCATTTATCATATTGCTGGTTCTCGAATCGTTAACAGAGCTCATGCTTCGTAACTTCGGCAAGCTGAACCTTGACAAAGGGACTCGCGAGGGAAAGACGGGATACGGTTTGTTTGCAGGTTCGCTGCATGTGGTTGGGGCGTTAATTATTACCGCTTGCCTATAG
- a CDS encoding DUF4178 domain-containing protein — translation MSMWKRISNLFSKPEPPKVEKSMLQLAPGDICEVSLVTYEVTGRVHNRGRNAVVLTLQDGSTIAYLHIEERETVQYALYAPIDGRLDSPDEVPSIIDLDDHVFHLEEEYGGHVSITGRTAFTQSGEQHVWQYQSDDYKLLRIEWQNGRFMLYEGEKVIPGDVRVIRAT, via the coding sequence ATGAGTATGTGGAAAAGAATCAGCAATTTATTTAGTAAGCCGGAGCCGCCCAAGGTAGAGAAAAGCATGCTGCAGCTGGCTCCTGGCGATATTTGCGAAGTGTCTCTGGTCACTTATGAAGTCACGGGTCGCGTGCACAATCGCGGTCGTAATGCGGTCGTCTTGACGCTGCAGGATGGCAGCACCATTGCTTACCTTCATATCGAAGAACGCGAGACGGTACAGTACGCGTTATACGCTCCGATCGATGGACGGCTGGATTCTCCCGATGAGGTACCATCCATCATCGATCTGGACGATCATGTATTTCATCTGGAAGAGGAATATGGGGGGCATGTTTCGATTACCGGTCGTACCGCGTTTACGCAAAGCGGGGAGCAGCACGTATGGCAATACCAATCGGACGATTACAAGCTGCTGCGGATTGAATGGCAGAACGGGCGGTTTATGTTGTATGAAGGCGAGAAAGTGATACCGGGGGACGTTCGAGTTATCCGGGCGACTTAG
- a CDS encoding DUF4247 domain-containing protein, giving the protein MKERSFISIKIMLVLSLFVSLLSGCGAPNIKDTYPLESVNRDGNATSYVYRAADKSVPDVAGELIAANTPDQSSPEDTERMFLVYGDEYYHLQQDPQKPTDTLIEIDSKEYVQRNYDSSFLQGYLTAVLIGNLFDSMGGGGYRGYTSKDVYKPAQGNYKKPTSQDKKIAPPLTVDRSGKITRRGQDSAGTGGSLFRRNPDTGGDRGTIKRGESGGGLFDSPKKSYKKPKTRIGSGRISRRGRR; this is encoded by the coding sequence ATGAAGGAACGCTCTTTTATATCTATAAAAATCATGTTGGTGCTGAGTTTGTTCGTATCATTATTGAGTGGATGCGGAGCGCCGAATATCAAGGATACCTATCCGCTGGAATCCGTCAATCGAGACGGAAACGCAACGTCCTATGTGTACCGGGCAGCTGATAAAAGCGTTCCGGATGTCGCAGGCGAGCTCATCGCGGCGAACACGCCGGATCAATCGTCTCCTGAGGATACCGAGCGGATGTTTCTGGTATATGGGGATGAGTATTACCATTTGCAGCAGGATCCCCAGAAGCCGACCGATACGCTGATCGAAATCGACTCCAAGGAGTATGTTCAGCGCAATTATGATTCAAGTTTCCTGCAAGGGTACTTAACGGCCGTTCTGATCGGGAATTTATTCGATTCGATGGGCGGCGGGGGTTACCGGGGGTATACAAGTAAAGATGTGTATAAACCGGCACAAGGTAACTATAAGAAGCCAACAAGCCAGGATAAGAAGATCGCTCCGCCGCTGACGGTGGACCGGAGCGGGAAGATTACCCGGCGTGGCCAGGATTCTGCCGGTACGGGCGGAAGCCTGTTCAGACGAAATCCGGATACAGGCGGAGACCGCGGCACGATCAAGCGCGGCGAAAGCGGCGGAGGTTTGTTCGATTCGCCGAAGAAATCGTACAAGAAGCCGAAGACCCGAATCGGATCTGGCAGGATCTCCCGAAGGGGACGAAGGTAA
- a CDS encoding molybdopterin molybdotransferase MoeA codes for MKDNHSILPKKHNHKFDRRALQVRDAQRLAVSNAELGQEELIRLQDSDGRVLASDVIAPHPFPAFARSGMDGYAVRSADLAACDLGEQVWLEVVDQIPCGYVSSISIEQGKASRIMTGAQVPEGADAVVMLEATELRTEDGLTHVGFKRSIETGKNITPLGFELQEGDLILRRGTLIGPGEISVLATFGIHQVEVYRQPVVGIFSTGSELLDITEPLEPGKIRNSNTYMLASQIREAGGVPVIMEAIPDDIELARQKVEEALQVYDIVVTTGGVSVGDYDIMGELVTSGGLDMLFNKVTMRPGSVTTAAVKEGKLLFALSGNPGACYVGFLLFVRPAIRKMLGMEQLFLTEWTAELGSDYSKVNNFTRFVRGSLEVSNGKLVATPASLDESSVMITIKDSDCLIVIPPELRGAVKGQTVQVLVLPGAWT; via the coding sequence GTGAAGGATAATCATTCGATATTGCCTAAGAAACACAATCATAAATTTGATCGGCGTGCATTGCAGGTAAGGGACGCGCAAAGGCTAGCCGTTTCTAATGCGGAGCTTGGTCAGGAGGAGCTTATTCGGCTGCAGGACAGCGATGGACGTGTGCTGGCTTCCGATGTGATCGCGCCCCACCCGTTTCCGGCTTTTGCGCGTTCGGGCATGGACGGTTATGCCGTTCGATCAGCGGATTTAGCCGCATGCGATTTAGGGGAACAGGTGTGGCTAGAGGTTGTCGACCAGATCCCGTGCGGATATGTGTCTTCCATTTCAATCGAGCAAGGCAAGGCTTCCCGCATCATGACGGGCGCTCAGGTGCCTGAAGGGGCAGACGCTGTCGTTATGCTTGAAGCGACGGAGCTTCGAACAGAGGATGGCCTTACCCATGTAGGCTTCAAGCGGTCCATCGAGACGGGGAAGAATATTACTCCCCTCGGATTCGAGCTTCAGGAAGGTGATTTGATCCTCCGCAGAGGAACACTCATCGGACCTGGAGAAATTTCGGTTCTGGCCACCTTTGGCATACACCAGGTTGAAGTGTATCGTCAACCGGTGGTAGGAATATTCTCGACGGGCAGCGAACTATTGGACATCACCGAGCCGCTTGAACCTGGTAAAATTCGCAACAGCAATACTTATATGCTCGCATCGCAAATTCGGGAAGCCGGTGGTGTCCCGGTGATTATGGAGGCGATCCCGGATGATATCGAGCTCGCCCGCCAAAAGGTGGAAGAAGCGCTCCAGGTGTATGACATCGTGGTGACGACAGGCGGCGTATCTGTAGGCGACTACGATATTATGGGGGAGCTGGTGACATCCGGAGGTCTGGACATGCTGTTTAATAAAGTCACAATGCGGCCCGGAAGTGTTACAACCGCGGCTGTGAAGGAGGGCAAGCTGCTCTTTGCGTTATCGGGTAATCCGGGGGCCTGTTATGTGGGATTTCTGTTGTTTGTCCGACCTGCGATCCGAAAGATGCTTGGCATGGAGCAGTTGTTTTTAACCGAATGGACGGCAGAGTTGGGTTCGGATTATTCGAAAGTGAACAACTTTACCCGTTTCGTCCGGGGGAGCCTGGAGGTGTCAAACGGCAAGCTTGTAGCGACACCTGCTTCCCTTGATGAGTCAAGTGTCATGATCACGATTAAAGACAGTGACTGTTTAATCGTGATTCCGCCAGAGCTTCGTGGTGCCGTTAAAGGCCAAACCGTACAAGTTCTCGTTCTGCCGGGGGCCTGGACATGA
- the mobB gene encoding molybdopterin-guanine dinucleotide biosynthesis protein B — MKVFQICGYKNSGKTTLIASLIPQLKRHGIRSAVIKHDGHGFEMDHEGTDTYKFREAGAEGIAIASPGRTAMLMETELELASLIHLYSDFDLVLVEGYKMQPYPKLVLLRGTEDMGLLDQVKETRGIVVRPEMLKEPSALHEMQQRLAVPLFTWNDTERITSLLLS, encoded by the coding sequence ATGAAGGTTTTCCAGATATGCGGTTATAAAAACAGCGGCAAAACCACATTGATTGCCAGCTTGATCCCACAGTTGAAACGGCATGGCATTCGGTCAGCCGTCATCAAGCATGACGGGCACGGATTCGAAATGGACCATGAAGGGACGGACACGTACAAATTCCGAGAGGCGGGAGCGGAGGGGATCGCCATCGCTTCACCGGGGCGTACGGCGATGCTGATGGAAACGGAGCTGGAACTTGCGTCGTTGATCCATTTGTACAGTGATTTTGATCTGGTGCTTGTCGAAGGCTATAAGATGCAGCCTTATCCAAAGCTCGTATTGCTGCGGGGAACGGAGGACATGGGGCTGCTGGATCAAGTTAAGGAGACCCGGGGTATCGTCGTGCGTCCTGAAATGCTAAAGGAACCGTCAGCCCTGCATGAGATGCAGCAGCGGCTAGCGGTTCCCCTATTTACTTGGAATGACACGGAGCGGATCACGTCGCTGCTGCTGTCATGA
- the xerS gene encoding tyrosine recombinase XerS, whose translation MNIQKDIDRARLDEKSPDMPWFVQQFIDYKLPDLSPSTLLEYVRDYETFFNWLRSEGLSQAASNREVTLLELETLRMDSITSYRLYLTTRREGTNSRITVSRKLSSLRSLFHYLSQIAEDEEFYPLLKRNIMAKVEIKRIHKPKDTAAKLKGKILEEEELQDFITYIHEGYGLDVEQNKQALYAHEQNKVRDACIASLILNSGLRVSEVVNLNLADIDLNNKMLHVYRKGNNDETFKTPVYFRAQAKDDLEYYLQLRQARYKVPKKEKALFVALRNGQNEGQRMTKRAIQAMIIKYAKRFGKPSLTVHKLRHSFATDYYLQNDIYKTKEQLGHASTETTEVYAHLTDKTMSEAIERRSED comes from the coding sequence ATGAATATACAAAAAGATATCGACCGTGCAAGACTCGATGAGAAATCGCCGGACATGCCTTGGTTTGTACAGCAATTTATCGACTACAAGCTCCCGGATCTCTCCCCCTCCACCCTGCTCGAATATGTAAGGGATTATGAAACGTTCTTTAATTGGCTCCGTTCGGAGGGGCTGTCACAAGCAGCCTCGAACCGCGAGGTAACGCTGCTTGAGCTGGAGACGCTGCGCATGGACAGCATCACCAGTTACCGGTTATATCTGACTACACGCCGGGAGGGGACCAACTCCAGAATCACGGTTTCCCGCAAGCTCTCATCGCTGCGCTCCCTGTTTCATTATTTAAGCCAGATTGCGGAAGACGAGGAGTTTTACCCGCTTCTCAAGCGTAACATCATGGCTAAAGTAGAAATTAAGCGAATTCATAAACCAAAAGACACGGCTGCCAAGTTAAAAGGAAAAATACTGGAAGAAGAAGAACTTCAGGATTTCATCACTTACATTCACGAAGGTTATGGGCTGGATGTGGAGCAGAACAAACAGGCGCTTTATGCGCATGAACAAAATAAAGTCAGAGATGCCTGTATCGCCAGCCTCATATTAAATTCCGGCCTTCGTGTATCCGAAGTGGTCAATTTGAATCTTGCGGACATCGACCTGAACAATAAAATGCTGCATGTCTATCGTAAAGGTAATAACGACGAAACCTTTAAGACCCCGGTCTACTTCCGTGCGCAAGCCAAAGACGATCTTGAATATTATCTGCAGCTTCGGCAGGCCCGCTACAAGGTGCCAAAAAAAGAAAAAGCTCTGTTCGTTGCACTGCGTAACGGCCAGAATGAAGGGCAGCGCATGACCAAGCGGGCGATTCAGGCGATGATCATCAAATACGCCAAGCGTTTTGGCAAGCCGTCCCTGACCGTTCATAAGCTGCGGCATTCGTTTGCCACCGACTATTATCTGCAAAATGATATTTACAAAACCAAAGAACAATTGGGACACGCGTCCACCGAGACAACTGAAGTGTATGCCCACTTAACGGACAAAACGATGTCCGAGGCGATTGAACGCCGCTCGGAGGACTAA
- a CDS encoding GNAT family N-acetyltransferase, giving the protein MISDRCERMGIELVPKRKQAVIVNLMQLYLYDFTKYLDISVNDQGLFLPYPDLDEFWKKRERKYPYLITFDQRPAGFALIERMDDALDADYYMTEFFVMQKYRRTGLGTWAATRLFDHFQGRWKVTQVSSNIPAQAFWRKVIEAYTGGRYEEYIDPVRHNPSQYFNS; this is encoded by the coding sequence ATGATTTCAGATCGATGTGAACGTATGGGAATTGAGCTGGTTCCCAAGCGGAAACAAGCCGTTATCGTAAACTTGATGCAATTGTACTTATATGATTTTACCAAGTATCTGGATATTTCGGTGAATGATCAAGGGCTGTTTTTACCGTATCCGGATCTGGATGAATTCTGGAAAAAACGAGAACGTAAATATCCTTATCTTATTACATTTGATCAACGGCCAGCCGGGTTTGCCTTGATCGAGCGGATGGATGATGCCCTAGATGCGGACTATTACATGACGGAGTTTTTCGTTATGCAAAAATATCGGCGTACGGGATTAGGGACTTGGGCGGCAACCCGGCTGTTTGATCATTTCCAGGGACGCTGGAAGGTGACGCAAGTCAGCAGTAATATACCGGCGCAGGCTTTTTGGCGAAAAGTCATTGAAGCTTATACGGGCGGCCGATATGAGGAGTATATTGATCCGGTTCGCCACAATCCTTCGCAATATTTCAATTCCTAG
- a CDS encoding SDR family NAD(P)-dependent oxidoreductase, translating to MYLPSFHLEGKKAFVTGAGRGIGRAIAIGLAEAGCDVGLMSRTRSDLEETANLIKSLNQGQAFVLPGDLTVREEMEGAIREFVHQAGRIDILVNNAGMNIRTPALEVTDSEWDVIVQTNLKSAFVASQAAARFMKDQGNGRIINISSVGGHTALRTGVVYGSTKAALIHMTKVLAMEWAQYGIQVNSVGPWYFRTPLTEKLLNDEAYMQAILDRTPLKRVGSLEEVVGPVVFLASEAANYMTGQTLLVDGGLSIYGF from the coding sequence ATGTATTTACCGAGCTTTCATCTGGAAGGGAAAAAAGCTTTTGTTACAGGGGCTGGACGCGGGATCGGACGCGCCATAGCCATAGGATTGGCAGAGGCCGGCTGCGATGTCGGCTTGATGTCCCGAACCCGAAGCGATTTGGAGGAGACCGCAAATCTGATCAAGAGCTTGAACCAGGGTCAGGCATTTGTGCTGCCGGGTGATCTGACCGTAAGAGAAGAGATGGAGGGAGCGATTCGAGAATTTGTACATCAGGCAGGACGAATCGACATACTGGTGAATAATGCCGGCATGAACATTCGTACGCCTGCGCTGGAAGTGACGGATTCGGAATGGGACGTGATTGTGCAAACCAATCTGAAATCGGCTTTTGTCGCTTCTCAAGCGGCTGCCCGATTTATGAAAGATCAGGGCAATGGAAGAATCATCAACATCTCTTCCGTAGGCGGACACACGGCTCTTCGCACAGGCGTTGTTTATGGTTCAACGAAGGCGGCTCTCATCCATATGACCAAGGTGCTTGCGATGGAGTGGGCGCAGTATGGAATTCAGGTTAACTCGGTCGGACCTTGGTATTTCCGGACTCCGCTGACGGAGAAGCTGCTTAATGATGAAGCTTATATGCAGGCCATATTGGACCGGACACCGCTTAAGCGCGTGGGAAGTCTGGAAGAAGTGGTGGGACCTGTCGTTTTCCTGGCGTCGGAGGCTGCCAATTACATGACCGGGCAAACGCTGCTGGTGGATGGCGGTCTTAGCATTTATGGATTCTAG
- a CDS encoding aldo/keto reductase translates to MERRAFGRTDMQVSVLGFGGAEIGQSDQKTVDRLLHSAIDAGLNMIDTAECYGHSEELIGKALSGRRDDYYLFTKCGHASGLDYPDWDPVMLAQSIDRSLKRLQVDHVDVIHLHSCSEEILRRGEVIEVLRRAKEQGKTRYIGYSGDSTDALYALQTGVFDSFETSLNIADQEAIDLTVPLAMKQGIGIIAKRPVANVAWKNETLSEQDYAYPYWIRLGELNYDFLADVQQGVETALRFTLSTPGVATAIVGTANPERWEQNAALLEKGQLPEDIYESIRNRWREVAGADWVGKV, encoded by the coding sequence ATGGAACGAAGAGCATTTGGACGTACGGACATGCAGGTTAGTGTGTTGGGATTTGGAGGGGCCGAGATCGGCCAGTCGGATCAAAAGACGGTTGACCGGCTGCTGCACAGTGCCATTGATGCAGGCCTTAACATGATTGATACCGCGGAATGTTATGGCCACAGCGAGGAATTAATCGGCAAGGCTTTGTCAGGTCGAAGAGATGATTACTACCTGTTTACGAAATGCGGCCACGCTTCCGGTTTGGATTATCCGGATTGGGATCCCGTGATGCTTGCGCAGAGCATTGACCGCAGCTTGAAGCGACTGCAGGTGGACCACGTCGATGTCATCCATCTTCACAGCTGCTCGGAAGAGATTTTGCGCCGGGGCGAAGTGATTGAAGTGTTAAGAAGAGCTAAGGAGCAGGGGAAAACACGGTACATCGGCTACAGCGGCGATTCGACCGATGCGCTCTATGCCCTTCAAACCGGCGTGTTCGACAGCTTTGAAACTTCGCTGAACATCGCCGACCAGGAGGCGATCGATCTCACGGTTCCGCTTGCCATGAAGCAGGGCATAGGGATCATTGCCAAACGTCCGGTAGCCAATGTTGCCTGGAAGAACGAAACGCTAAGCGAACAGGATTATGCTTATCCTTATTGGATCCGGCTAGGCGAGTTGAATTACGATTTTCTCGCCGATGTTCAGCAAGGCGTTGAAACGGCGTTAAGATTCACTTTAAGCACGCCGGGCGTAGCTACCGCCATCGTCGGTACGGCAAATCCGGAGCGGTGGGAGCAAAATGCTGCGTTACTGGAAAAAGGGCAGCTGCCGGAGGATATTTACGAGTCGATCCGCAACCGCTGGCGAGAGGTTGCCGGTGCGGATTGGGTGGGTAAGGTGTAA